The genomic stretch GTTGCTTTAATCGTGTCATTGAACATCGTTGGAGGGTTTCCTTCACTAGCAAGCTTGAGCAAGGGAGGGAACTCCCGGCTCCATTCTTGCTAGAGTGACTGGTATCTTATTTATTTGCAAGCCCCCAGGAGCAGCAAAGTTGGAGTTGGAATGGGGTTAGCTTGACCTGAAGCAATCTCAAAACAAAGCATAATAATGACTTTTTGTTGAAGTTGAAAGTGTTGTTTGATACTTTCAACTTCTTTTTTTAGCCATTGAATTGAGTTGAAAGTTTCTTATTAGATATTGTTAACAAGATGCTGTTATTCCTTGAGAGATCGGATATGATCTCTACCGAAGCTAGATTCAATAATGAAACTGTAGAGTAGTTTTTAACTATTACTCTCGTTTAGTCAGAGCTAGCTGGATATTGATTTCGCTCGGTTTGGAGATAATTGTGACTATTTACGTTGGCAACCTGTCTTTTCAGGCTACTGAAGAAGATTTAAAAGAGATCTTTGCTGAGTACGGTAAAGTAAACCGAGTCAGCCTCCCCACAGACCGTGAGACAGGAAGAAAACGGGGGTTTGCGTTCGTCGAGATGGAGGATGACGCGAAGGAGGACGCGGCGATCGCGGCCCTAGATGGAGCTGAGTGGCTGGGTCGAGAACTCAAAGTCAACAAAGCAAAACCACGCGAAAGCAGTGGCGCTTCCTCTAGAGATCGCTACTAAGCTGCTGAAATTTACAGATCCCAGCGATCGCCGAATTTCTAGATTGGCTTAATTTCTCCAGGTTGCCAACAGCCTGTAAGTCTTTATTGATGATTTTTCTATATGCCCTAGAGGTTTAGTTACCAGAGTTTTAGGACATAATCTTTGGGGTATGAAAATTTAGGTTTAGGTAGTTTTAGGGTAAGACAATTTTAGATCTCGAAATTTGGATCTCAAAACTCTTACCCCAATTTTTATTGGCTGCTTAATCCAAGTTAGCGGCGGTTCCCCAGGAACTGACTAGCAATGTTGACGACATCTCCTACATCAACACTCCCATTGCGATCGCTATCCAAAAAAGAACTTAGCACCGGATTCGAATTCTGAGGGCTCTGAGTGTTGGTGCCACTACTCAAAAGATTCAAGATCACAGGGACTAAAATGGGCAACATCGCTTGAATCGTCTGTGCATTCAATCCAGTTTGTTGCGCTGCGTCTTGAGTCACTTGCTGTTGCTGCCCCAGACTAAATAGGCTCTGCACCGCTTGGGGATTGGGGTTTGTGCCACTAAACTGATTGACAATCGATTGAGCTTGCTCTGAACCTGCAACGGCTTGTTTCTCTTGCAATGCCGACCGGACGTGGTTGCCGACAATCGATAGCACTGATTGCATAACTGCTGGGTTAGATCCAGAACTCTGGCTCAGCTGCTGAACCACATTAACAACGCTATTGAGTTGACCAGAGCTTGCTTGCTGATTGGGGTTGTCAATCGCACTGATAATTTGATCAAAAAGTCCCATAGTTTTTCCTTTTCTAGTGACTACATTCGGCGTCTGAACCAGCTTGAGCTTGGCAGTCTGTGGCTATGAGCCTGATCAAGAAGCCATTCACTCATTCGTCTAAAATTTTGCCTAGTCCGGACTCGCGGCGCGTCTAGCTAGCAGTAGAGGTTGTCAATTTTACAACCAGAAGATAACTAGAATGAAAAGCATCGGCTTGTCAGTTGTGTCGCTGCCTGAGTCGTGTTTTTGTCATACAGCAAAGTTAGGCTGAGTTCATGCCTTCATCGCGCCTCATCATACTGATTGTCGGCCTCACCTTATTGTTGGGTTTGATGTTGTGGCTAATTGATTCGCTCTCTCGGCTCTACTACACGATCGCCTTTACCGCCCCTCTCCTTGCCAATCTCTTGCTCCTACTGTTGATTGTGCTGTTGGGAGTGCTGGTCGCGGCTTTTGTGTATTACTTGTTAGTTCTGCCCCAACTCCAGAAGCGTCAAACCCGCCGACCCCAACCTAAACTGCCCACCGCCAAAGCAGATGTGGCCGAGAAAAACTTACGAGCAGTGCGCCAACAGGTAGCTCAAATCCAAGATGAGGTAGCGCGTCAAGCCCTGATCAACCGTTCTCGTACGATTGAGCAAAACCTTTCCCGGCGAGAGGTGCGAGTGGTGGTATTTGGAACAGGGTCAGCAGGCAAAACTTCGATCGTCAATGCGTTGATTGGTCGAGTTGTGGGGCAAGTTGGAGCCCCGATGGGCACAACCGAAGTGGGAGCCACCTACCACCTCAAGCTCAAAAAATTAAACCGAGAAATCTGGGTGACTGATACTCCTGGCATTCTAGAAGCGGGAGTAGCCGGGACTGAGCGTGAGCAAAGAGCCCGCCAATTAGCGACTGAAGCCGATTTATTACTCTTTGTTTTAGATAATGATTTGAGACAGTCTGAATACGAACCATTGCGACGACTTGCAGCCATTGGTAAGCGATCGCTGGTTGTGCTCAACAAGACTGATTTGTACCCTGAGCTAGACCGAGAGACCATCTTGGCTCGTCTGCGCGATCGCCTACAAGACTTGGTAGCCGCAGCAGATATTGTGGCAGTATCAGCCCAACCCCAGACGGTGCGGCTCGAAAGTGGTGACTGGTTGCAACCAGAGCCAGAAATTATGCCGTTGCTGAAGCGGATGGCGGCAGTACTACGGGCTGAAGGTGAAGATTTAGTAGCTGACAACATTCTGTTGCAATCTCAGCGTTTAGGAGACGAAGCTCGCTCACTGATTGACACCGAACGCCGTCGCGAAGCAGATAAGATTGTGGAGCGATTTCAATGGATTGGCGCTGGGGTGATTGCTGTGACACCTCTACCCGTAGTAGATCTGCTTGCGACGGCGGCAGTCAATGCCCAAATGGTAGTGGAAATTGGTCGAGTCTACGGCTGCGATATTAATTCCGAACGGGGTCGCGAACTAGCCCTTTCTCTCGCCAAAACCCTAGCCAGTTTAGGCATTGTCAAAGGTGCGATCGAGCTAGTTTCTACCGCTTTACGCCTGAATGTTGCCACTTTTTTGGTCGGCAAAGCCATTCAGGGCGTAAGTGCTGCTTACCTGACGCGAATTGCAGGCAAAAGTTTTATTGAATACTTCCGTCACGACCAAGATTGGGGCGATGGTGGCATGACGGAAGTGGTGCAACGGCAGTTTCAGCTCAATCGGCGGGACGAATTTGTTAAAGCCTTTATTCAAGAGGCGATCGCTCGTGTGGTTAGGCCCCTGACAGAAAATGCCACAGCATCGGAGCCGCCAGAGGCAAAACCGAAAGATCGTCAATAGGCGCTGGAATCATCTCTCCCCTAAAGTCTAGAAACTGCACTACCAGCAGATAGGCAATGCTCAGGACTACTGCAATTACTCCCGTTGTAATTGCCACAATTTTTGAGCGATCCATCGGTCTTTCCTGTGATTGAAACGTTATTTAGCTACCTTCTTCCACTCTGCCACAAGCAGCGCCTGACTGAGTAGGAAAAGGGAAACCCTCGTTTCGGCCCTAAATTTCTAAGTATAAATAATTGCAATTAGTCTGAATTTCTACGTGTTTTTGGCATTTTTGAAGATGAATGAACGAAGTTCACTATTCTTTCATCGTCTCTTTACGATTAATTCTTAGCTAAAGCTGCGATTTCTACTGAGAATTTAAGAAGAGGGGTGTCTTTGCCATCCGAGTCAGGTCTTAAGTAACAATGAATACCAACAGAGCCTACCAGCAAATTATTGAAGAGATTGATCAAATTAAACCTAGTATTCAGTTGAAGCTTCCTGCAAATCCCCAATCTGTCAAGCGACAAATTGAAAAAATTACCCTAGCTCAGAAAAGACTTCTAGAAATTGAGGAAAGAGTCTATTTATTTGGCAACCGAGGTGGCAATGGTTCGGCCTATCGTACGTACCTCGGCTTGAAGGCTTTAATTCACGGCATGATTCATGACGGCCATCATTTTAGACTTCTGGCTGAAGAATATTTTTTGGACCCAGAGGGCACAGTGACTTTGCTGCATGATGCTTGCCAAAGAAATTTGGAGCTACGACATCGTGCCCGCCACCTCAAAGCAGCAGGGCTGAATCAAAGTCAGATTATTTTTGCCATCTGGCGAGTCAAAGCCGAGAATAGCCATGCCTATCAACAGGCTGTAGCAGAATATAAGCGATTAGTTGAGAGTCGGTAAACGTAAGAGACGAGCTTTAAAGCCAGCTCCGTTTTAGTCTGTATGTAGATGGTCCTGAAATGCAGACTCATGACAGCTAGCGTCTTAAAGCGGAATAATGTTAATCAGGCGGGAGATGGGAAGCAAACCATTATCTTTGCGCATGGGTTCGGCTCTGACCAAACTGCTTGGCGACACCAAGTAGCGGCTTTTGCCTCTGATTTTCGGATTGTTTTGTTTGACCACGTTGGGGCGGGCAAGTCAGATTTCTCGGCTTACAGTCCTCGCCGCTATAGCAGCGTCTACAGCTACGCGGAGGATTTATTAGACTTATGTGCTGAGCTGAAGTTGCAACAGGTAACCCTGGTGACTCATTCTGTGAGTGGCATGGTGGGTTTGTTGGCAGCTTTAGTGGAGCCAGAGCGCTTCCAGCAATTAATTTGTATTAGCGCTTCGCCTCGCTATCTGAACGATGAGAATTACGTTGGCGGGTTTGAGCAAGCTGACTTAGATGCGCTGTATGCGGCGATGGCCTCTAACTACTATGCTTGGGCGAGTGGTTTTGCTCCTATTGTTATGGGTAATCCTGATAAACCGGAGCTATCTCTGGAATTTGCTAAAACTTTGGCGCAGATTCGTCCTGATATTGCCCAAGCTGTGGCTCGCGTTATCTTTCAGTCGGACTACCGAGCTGAGTTAGGGCGGCTCAACATCCCGGCTGTGATTTTACAATCAAATAATGATATTGCCGTGCCACCTGAGGTGGGGCAGTATTTGGCAGATCATATTCCTCAGGGGCGGCTCATCTCTATTGCTGCTGAGGGACACTTGCCTCATCTGAGTGCTCCAGAGACGGTTACCCAAGCGATCGCTTCATGTTTGGCCTTTTGAAATCATGGTTGCAGTTATCCTTTCGTCATCCTGACTGGTTGCCCACTTTTAGACCTGTCTTACTAACGCTGGTGTTGGGAGGATTGGGGATATTGCTGGCTTCTGGGGATAAACTCAATTTTTGGCCCAATCTTTGGGCAGGACTCGCTTTAGGGTTGAGCTTTATCTTACCGTTGCCGCCGCTACCGCTGATTTCACTATTAGGCGCAGGGATAGGGCTGGCGATGCTGCAAGCAGCTCAGGGACTGGCTATTGTGTCGTTGATGGAGTGGGCGATCGCTTGGATTGGGGCTGCGCTCCTAGGTATGGGGCTACGGCAATTTCTTCAAAAAATAGAGTGGCGGTTGGCTTCACAGGCGGTATTGGCAAAGCTAACCGAAATGGAAAACTTGGCGGTACCCGATGCTTTATTAGAGCAGACTTTAGTTGCATTACAGGAGGTGACAGTTGCAGATGCAGCGATCGCTTTACGTCAGTTGGATGACGTGACCGCAGAAGCATTAGTCTGCCTACCTAAGACAGCTCTACCCAATCCTCTCACTACACCTAGTTTGTTTGCAACGGCGATCGCTCAAAACCGCTGCCTTTACTACACCAACTACGCTGCTGCTCCGGGAGCCTCCCATATTTTGTTAGCTCAAGGGGTAAAGTCCATAGCCATTTTACCGTTGCGGTGTTCTAGCGGGTTTCAGGGAGCGATTTTGCTGATTTGGTATCGCCGTGTGGCTATGTCTAACCATATGCGGCAGTTGCTGAAATCTGTGGTCGGAGAGTTACGGACACTCTTGCAGTTCAGTGACATCACCTTAAATCTCGATAAACTGCAAGCTCGCTTTGGAGCCATCCTCGAAACCATCCATCAAGGTGTGGTGTTTGTCGATGAAAGCGGTGAGCAGGGTTGGCTGAACCAAGCGGCTGGAACTCGACTCGGCATCACTCCTGGCGCGATCGATCCCCCGTTGCTGTCAGCAGCCATGAGCCAATTGCGATCTAGCGCTGATAACCAAGCAGAAATTGCTGCTCAAGCGTCGCAGTTCTTTGCCCAACCCCAGCCAGAAATTCGCAACTGGAACTGGATTTACAGTCAGCCTCACCCTAAAGTCTTGAGTTTTTCGAGCACTGTTACACGGGTGCGAAATGTGCCTGGGCGGCTCTGGGTGATTGATGACATTACAGAGCGCTACTTGGCTCAGCAAAAACTGTTGGAGCAGACGGCAGAACTCTCACAGGCCAATCAATCTCTAGCTCAAGCTAAGGTGATAGCAGAAGCAGCAACCCAAGCAAAAAGTGAATTTTTGGCCAACATGAGCCATGAAATTCGCACCCCGATGAATGCGGTGATTGGCTTGACAGAACTCCTGTTAGATACAGAGTTGACACCCTACCAGCGTGATCTGGCAGAAACGATTCAGAGTGGTGGCGACAATCTGCTGACCATTATTAATGACATTCTGGACTTTTCTAAAATTGAATCTGGCAAGCTAGAACTAGAGTTAGCTTCATTTAATCTGCGTCATGTTGTAGAGTCAGCCCTCGACCTACTCGCTCCTAAAGCTGCTGAAAAAGCGATCGAGCTGGTCTATGAAATGGAAACGACGACGCCAGAGTGCATTCTGGGAGATGCCACTCGATTACGCCAAATTTTGGTGAATCTGCTCAGTAATGCCGTCAAGTTCACTGCGATTGGAGAAGTTGTGGTGACTGTGACAGCTCACCCTGCAAACGAGCAGCCTGCAAACGAGCACCCTAACGCTACAAAGCCAACTGCGATCGCTGAATTGTCGGGTCAATCTGCTGACGCAACAGAGGGGCAAACCTACGAAATTCAATTTGCCGCCAAGGATACAGGGATTGGTATTCCAGCCGAACGTCGCGATCGCTTATTTAAGTCGTTTAGCCAAGTAGATTCTTCTACCACGCGGCAATATGGCGGCACCGGACTAGGGCTGGCGATCGGCAAGCAACTCAGCGAAATGATGGGGGGACGCATGTGGGTCGAGAGCCAAGTTGATCAAGGCTCCACCTTCTATTTCACTCTGCTAGCAGTGCCAGATTTAACCAGTTGCGAATCTGTGACACCTGCGACATTACTCCCCCAATTATCTGGGAAGCAGCTGCTAATCGTAGATGACAATGCTGCCAGTCGCCAAGCTTTAGCGGCACAGATGCAACGTTGGGGCATGAAAAGTCACACTGCGGCCTCAGGTGCTGAAGCGTTAGCATGGCTGCATCAAGGAGAACAGTTTGATCTAGCAGTCATAGACAGGCAAATGCCCGAAATGGATGGTCTAATGGTCGCGCAAAAACTGCGTCAGCTCCTCAAGCATCAAACCTTACCCGTAGTGATGTTAACCACCATCGGTGACCCAGACCCCGGTAGAGCCGCGTTTATCGTAGATAGGGTGGCCTTTATCAATAAACCTGTGAAGCAGACTCAGCTCTATCAAGCTTTGTTACAGGTATTGCATGAGAGTTCAGTGGTAATTAGCAGCCCCCCCTCTGTCTCTCCTCCAGTCTCTATAGCAGCGAATTCTGCTCTACGGATTCTGGTAGCCGAAGACAATGGTGTGAACCAGAAAGTGATTCTCAGCAGCCTCAAGCGTTTGGGATACCAAGCTGAGGTCGTCAGTAATGGCCGAGAAGTGATCCAAGCACTGCAACAACGTCGTTATGACGTGATCTTGATGGATGTGCAGATGCCAGAAATGGACGGCTTAAGTGCCACTCGCTACATCTGCCAAAATTGGTCGCCTGCCACCCGCCCCCGGATTATCGCTATGACTGCCAATGCCATGCAGGGCGATCGCGAAACCTGCTTAGCTGCGGGGATGAACGACTACATGATTAAACCCATTCGACTAGCAACGCTGGCTCAACTACTCAGTCAGGACTGCCAGCCTTCAGTACCCCAGCCAGAAACGATTAGTCCAGAGCAGGCCACGCCAGATCGGCACGTGCAGAATCAAGCTTTACCAAATCAGGGTGCGACGAATCCAGCCTTTAGTACAGCTACAACCGAGCTGCGGTCAACTCCAACCACGATGGCTCCTACTGTGTTGGCTCAACAGGTAGTATTGGATGCCCAGGCGATCGCGTCTCTGCAAGAAATGTTAGGTGAAAATGCGGCTGAAATGCTAGCTGTGGTGATTCATAACTATCTGGAAGATGCCCCCAAACTGATTGCCCAAATCCAGGCGGCTGTACAGCAACAAGATGCAACAGCTCTGCGATATGCGGCCCATAGCCTCAAGGGCAGCAGCGCCACTCTCGGAGCGATGACTCTCGCCCAGTGGTGTCAAGAATTAGAAGCGATCGGGCGCACAGGTATGATGTCAACAGGTTGGCAAGTCAGCAGCTTGCCTCAACTGCGGCATCTAGAGGCTGAATTCGAACGAGTTAAAGCGACTTTGAACCAAGAACTGCGAAGCTGTGAGCGATGAGCACTGTGTTCCCCTTCTCTGATTCCCCCCTCGTCTTACTGATTGACGATGACCGCTCAATGCGCTTTCTATTGGCTCAAGCAATTAAGCAAGAAGGCTACCAAGTCGTTGAAGCGAAGGATGGAGAAGAAGGGCTGGCGCTTTATCAACAGGTGCATCCAGACATTATTCTCATGGATGCGTTGATGCCAATCATGGATGGCTTTACTTGCTGTACCCAACTACGCACCTTGCCAGGAGGCGATCGCGTTCCAGTTTTGATGATCACATGCTTGGATGACCCTGCTTCTGTGGATCAAGCATTTGTGGCTGGAGCGACAGACTATGTCACCAAGCCGATCCATTGGGCAGTCCTGCGGCAACGGGTGCGAAGATTGCTAGAAACGAGTCGCACCACCGCAGAGTTACAACAGCAGACAGAGCGGGCCCGGTTTAGCGAAGAGCAGTTGAGACTGGCACTAGAAGCAGCTCATATGGGCACTTGGAATTGGGACATCAGCAGTGGGCAAGTAACGATGTCGCCCAAAACAGCCCACAATCTAGGGATGGACCCCACCGTCCTAACTCGCAGCTCAGCAGATTTATTAGCAACTGTGCATCCAGAGGATTCTGTGGCAGTGGCTCAAGCCAGCGAGCAGGCGATCGCAACTGGGACTAGCTTGGACATTGAGCTGCGAGTGCAATGGCCCGATGAGACCGTTCATTGGGTTGCGGCTAAAGGCCAAGGGGATTACGACGCCAACGGCCAGATTATCCGGATGCTAGGCATCAGTATGGATATCACCGAAGCGAAGCGCGACGAAGTCGTTCGCAAACAAGCAGAACAGAAAATTCGGGAGCAAGCGGCGCTGTTGAATGTCACTACCGATGCGATCGTGGTGCAAGATCTCGATAGCCGAGTTGTGTTTTGGAATCAAGGAGCAGAGAGAATTTACGGGTGGCTGGCTAGTGAAGTCATCGGTGAAAATGTAAATCAGTTTTTGCCTCAAGATGCCCTACCAAAATTTCTCAGAGATCTGACCTGGTTAAAAGAGCATTGCGAGTGGCAAGGAGAATTGAATTACCTGACTAAAACGGGCCGATCGATGGTCGTAGCTAGTCGCTGGACCTTGGTACAGGATGACAGCGGTCAGCCAAAAGCAATCTTAATGGTGAATACCGATATTACAGAGCAGAAAAAACTGGAAGCTCAATTTCTCCGCTCTCAGAGATTGGAAAGTGTTGGCACTTTAGCGAGCGGCATTGCCCATGATTTGAATAACTCTCTAGCACCGATCTTAATGTCGGTGCAGTTGCTGGAGAAAAAAAACCAAGATCCTCAGAGCCGCCATCTCCTGGAAATTTTGGAGGCCAATACCAGACGAAGTGCAGACTTGGTGAAGCAAGTGCTCTCCTTTGCCAGAGGCTTGGAAGGGGAACATGTCTTGCTGCAAATCAAGCATTTGCTGGCTGAAATTGAGCAGATTGCCAAACAAACCTTTCCGCGCTCCATTAGCATTACTACAGAACTACCGACACCCGATGTTTGGCCTATCTTGGGCGATGCCACCCAACTCCACCAGGTATTGATGAATCTGTGTGTGAATGCTCGTGATGCGATGCCTGAAGGTGGCACTTTGAGCTTGTCTGCCGAGAACTTATGGATCGACGAACACTATGCTCGTATGTATATAGAGGCTAAGGTTGGCCCCTATGTCGTGCTGACGGTGACTGATACCGGGATGGGAATTGCGCCGAGCAACTTAGATAAAATCTTTGAGCCCTTCTTCACGACGAAAGAAATTGGTAAAGGGACTGGGCTAGGGTTGTCTACGGTGATCGGCATTGCCAAGGGTCATGGTGGCTTCGTTACCGTTTACAGCCAATTGGATAAAGGGACAAACTTTAAGGTGTATCTCCCCGCCAAGGAAACTACTTTAGTGGGGCAGGCTGAAGTTCAGCACCACCTACCAAAAGGACATGGCGAATTAATCTTAGTGGTCGATGACGAAGAACCCATTCGAGAGACGACCCGAATTTCTTTGGAGGCTTACGGTTACAGTGTATTGACCGCTAATGATGGAATTGAGGCGATCGCCGTCTACGCTCAGCACCAAGAAGAAGTCAGTGCCGTGTTGATTGACATGATGATGCCATCAATGGATGGGCCGATGACGATTCGGATGCTGCAAAAACTCGACCCAGAAGTCAAAATTATTGCTGTGAGCGGTTTGGTTTCTAGCTACGAACCAGCCGAAAAGAACAGTATCGGCATTCAAACCTTTTTACCGAAACCTTACACAGCCGAAGAGTTATTGAAAAACTTGCAGACTATACTGAAGGGCAATACTTAAGTTGCGATCGCAACGCTACCAAGACTTTCAGTTGCGATCGCAACGCTACATAGGGGTTTCTGGCGTCGTATGAGTTTGCTGGCTGGACAAATCCTGGGCGGACATTACCAAATCATCAACGCCCTCAGTCAGGGAGGATTTGGAGCCACCTTCCTAGCAGAAGACCAGTATTTGCCCAACAAACCTCGCTGTGTGGTGAAGCAACTCAAGCCACAGGCAGCTGACCCCTTAACCCTAGAAATCGCCAGACGCTTATTTGATACCGAAGCCCAAGTGCTGCACCAACTGGGCAACCATGACCAAATCCCTAGATTGCTAGCCTACTTTGAGGAAAATCAAGAATTCTATTTAGTCCAAGAGCTGATCGAAGGGCATGACCTGAGCCAAGAACTGCAACCGGGCATGCAATGGTCCGAGGCTCAGGCGATCGCTCTACTGCAAGATGTGCTGAAGACTCTGGAGTTTGTGCATCAGCAACAGGTGATTCACCGGGATGTAAATCCGTGCAATCTGATTCGGCGGCAACAAGATCAAAAACTAGTTTTGATCGATTTCGGGGCCGTGAAGCAAATCAGCACTACGCTTTTGCAAGGCAGACAAAACCCTCGGACTGTCGCGATCGGCACTCCCGGATACTTACCGATTGAGCAAGCCACGGGCAACCCACAACCAACGAGTGACCTGTACGCTCTAGGAATGGTGGCAATTCAAGCCCTAACAGGTCTATCGCCTCAGGATTTGCCCAAAGACCCCAATACGGGAGAGTTGCTATGGCACTCGTCCGCCACGGTCAGTCCTGAGCTAGCAAGCATTCTGGACAAAATGGTGCGCTATGACTGCCGCGATCGCTACCAATCTGCCGCTCAAGTTTTAGCTGCTCTCAAGGATCTGAAAACGGCTCCAGCGGCTACGGTGGCGATCGCCCCAAAGCATCGCTCTGTCCTACGTACCCATCTCCCTAAACTGGCTGCTTGGCGAAAAAGTGCTTTGATTGGGGGAATTGTGGTCATGATGGGAGCGATCGCGGCAGTCTTCGGCGTGCGGTATTTCAACTTTTCCAGCGCCACAGAACTGTATCGCAAGGGCGAAACCCTAGCCGCGCTGCAACGTTATCCAGAAGCTTTAGCTGCCTACGACAAAGCCATCCAAATTCGCCAGGATTACCCAGAAGCCTGGAACGGTCGGGGTGAAGTGCTGACTCAGCTTAAGCAATACCCCAAAGCGCTAGATGCTTACGATCGCGCCATCCAGATTGATCCGCAATCTTGGTCAAGCTGGAGCGATCGCGGCCTGTTGTTGAACACCTGGCAACGACATGACGAGGCAGTGCAGTCTTTTAATCAAGCGATCGCCCTCAACCCCAATACCCTAGATGCTTGGAACGGTAAGGGTCAAGCTTTGATTGGAGCCAAACGCTATGAAGAAGCGATCGCGGCCTTTAAGCAAGCGGTGACGTTGCAACCAGATTCAGCTGCTGCTTGGTATGGGCAAGGATGGGCGCTGCACAATCTGCAAAAGTACGATGAGGCTGTGAAAGCCTATGACAAAGCGCTGGAGATTAAGTCGGATTATCACCAAGCTTGGTACAACCAGGGCAATTCGCTGAGCAGTTTGCAAAAGTACCAAGAGGCGATCGCCTCCTACGACAAAGCGGTGCAGTTTCAGCCGCGTTTCTATCAAGCTTGGTACAGTCGGGGCAATATGCAGAGCAACCTCCAGCAATACGAGGCAGCACTGGAATCCTATGAGCAGGTGACGAAGCTACAGCCTAGCCACTATCCTGCGGTTTACAGTCGGGCTTGGACGCTGCATCGCTTGCAACGCTACGAGGAGGCGATCGCGTCTTACGACAAAGCTTTAGACCTCAACCCCAACGATTACTTGGCTTGGTACAACCGAGGCAATGCCCTCTACAACCTCAAGCGCTACGACAAGGCGATCGCGGCTTACGACCAAGCCCTGCAAATCAAACCTGACCACTCCGAAAGTTGGTACAGCTTCGGCAATGCTCTGACCAATGTGAAACGCTATCCCGATGCTTTAGCGGCTTATGACAAAGCGTTGCAATATAAATCGGATTACCGAGAAGCCAGTGAAGCCCGCAAACAACTCAAACGGCAACTAGAAACTCAAGAGCGGGAGCAAAAACCGGAGAAGCCAAAAGTAGAAAGCGATCGGACTTCAGAGGAGCAAGGGGCACCACAGGATCAGCAAAATCTTAATGGTGCCGAAGAACAAAATTCGCTGAACTGAGAACTTGTTATTCGTGTCAATTCAATTTGTAATCTTTAAAGATGTATCTCAACACCGTTTTAATTACAAAAGACGGAGTATATTTGCAACAAGTGATAGGGTCTAGAGGAACAT from Trichocoleus desertorum ATA4-8-CV12 encodes the following:
- a CDS encoding response regulator encodes the protein MSTVFPFSDSPLVLLIDDDRSMRFLLAQAIKQEGYQVVEAKDGEEGLALYQQVHPDIILMDALMPIMDGFTCCTQLRTLPGGDRVPVLMITCLDDPASVDQAFVAGATDYVTKPIHWAVLRQRVRRLLETSRTTAELQQQTERARFSEEQLRLALEAAHMGTWNWDISSGQVTMSPKTAHNLGMDPTVLTRSSADLLATVHPEDSVAVAQASEQAIATGTSLDIELRVQWPDETVHWVAAKGQGDYDANGQIIRMLGISMDITEAKRDEVVRKQAEQKIREQAALLNVTTDAIVVQDLDSRVVFWNQGAERIYGWLASEVIGENVNQFLPQDALPKFLRDLTWLKEHCEWQGELNYLTKTGRSMVVASRWTLVQDDSGQPKAILMVNTDITEQKKLEAQFLRSQRLESVGTLASGIAHDLNNSLAPILMSVQLLEKKNQDPQSRHLLEILEANTRRSADLVKQVLSFARGLEGEHVLLQIKHLLAEIEQIAKQTFPRSISITTELPTPDVWPILGDATQLHQVLMNLCVNARDAMPEGGTLSLSAENLWIDEHYARMYIEAKVGPYVVLTVTDTGMGIAPSNLDKIFEPFFTTKEIGKGTGLGLSTVIGIAKGHGGFVTVYSQLDKGTNFKVYLPAKETTLVGQAEVQHHLPKGHGELILVVDDEEPIRETTRISLEAYGYSVLTANDGIEAIAVYAQHQEEVSAVLIDMMMPSMDGPMTIRMLQKLDPEVKIIAVSGLVSSYEPAEKNSIGIQTFLPKPYTAEELLKNLQTILKGNT
- a CDS encoding tetratricopeptide repeat protein, with the protein product MSLLAGQILGGHYQIINALSQGGFGATFLAEDQYLPNKPRCVVKQLKPQAADPLTLEIARRLFDTEAQVLHQLGNHDQIPRLLAYFEENQEFYLVQELIEGHDLSQELQPGMQWSEAQAIALLQDVLKTLEFVHQQQVIHRDVNPCNLIRRQQDQKLVLIDFGAVKQISTTLLQGRQNPRTVAIGTPGYLPIEQATGNPQPTSDLYALGMVAIQALTGLSPQDLPKDPNTGELLWHSSATVSPELASILDKMVRYDCRDRYQSAAQVLAALKDLKTAPAATVAIAPKHRSVLRTHLPKLAAWRKSALIGGIVVMMGAIAAVFGVRYFNFSSATELYRKGETLAALQRYPEALAAYDKAIQIRQDYPEAWNGRGEVLTQLKQYPKALDAYDRAIQIDPQSWSSWSDRGLLLNTWQRHDEAVQSFNQAIALNPNTLDAWNGKGQALIGAKRYEEAIAAFKQAVTLQPDSAAAWYGQGWALHNLQKYDEAVKAYDKALEIKSDYHQAWYNQGNSLSSLQKYQEAIASYDKAVQFQPRFYQAWYSRGNMQSNLQQYEAALESYEQVTKLQPSHYPAVYSRAWTLHRLQRYEEAIASYDKALDLNPNDYLAWYNRGNALYNLKRYDKAIAAYDQALQIKPDHSESWYSFGNALTNVKRYPDALAAYDKALQYKSDYREASEARKQLKRQLETQEREQKPEKPKVESDRTSEEQGAPQDQQNLNGAEEQNSLN